The following are encoded together in the Glycine soja cultivar W05 chromosome 5, ASM419377v2, whole genome shotgun sequence genome:
- the LOC114412422 gene encoding probable WRKY transcription factor 15, whose product MAVDLMTTGCSRNDNINSFTTKAEENAVQEAASGLESIEKLIRLLSQTQTQTRHQINNNSSNEIAIAMDCKVVADVAVSKFKKVISLLGRTRTGHARFRRAPLPNQNQHTQPPSEPPVFHATPLHQIPPPSLHQIPKTERNLNDSSSSKTIHFSYPSAATSFISSLTGDGAADNKQPSSSPPAAAATTTPFQITSLSHVSSAGKPPLSTSSFKRKCSSENLGSGKCGSSSSRCHCSKKSRKMRLKRVVRVPAISLKMADIPPDDYSWRKYGQKPIKGSPHPRGYYKCSSVRGCPARKHVERALDDPAMLVVTYEGEHNHTLSAADATNLILESS is encoded by the exons ATGGCCGTGGACCTCATGACGACGGGTTGCAGCCGAAACGACAACATCAATAGTTTCACAACCAAAGCCGAGGAAAATGCCGTCCAAGAAGCTGCTTCCGGCTTAGAGAGCATCGAGAAGCTCATCAGACTCCTCTCGCAAACCCAAACCCAAACCCGCCATCAAATCAACAACAATAGCTCTAATGAAATCGCCATCGCCATGGACTGCAAGGTCGTCGCTGACGTGGCAGTCTCCAAGTTCAAGAAGGTCATATCCCTCCTCGGCCGAACCCGTACCGGCCACGCCAGGTTCCGACGCGCCCCTCTCCCCAACCAAAACCAACACACTCAACCTCCCTCCGAACCACCCGTGTTCCACGCTACGCCGCTGCACCAGATCCCACCACCCTCCCTTCACCAAATTCCCAAAACTGAAAGGAACCTTAACGATTCCTCCTCTTCTAAAACCATTCATTTCTCATACCCCTCCGCCGCTACCTCCTTCATCTCCTCCCTCACCGGCGACGGCGCCGCCGACAACAAACAACCTTCCTCGTCGCCGCCCGCGGCGGCGGCGACGACGACGCCCTTTCAGATCACGAGCCTCTCGCACGTGTCGTCCGCGGGGAAGCCTCCGCTTTCGACTTCCTCTTTCAAGAGAAAGTGCAGCTCTGAGAATTTAGGCTCTGGAAAATGCGGTAGCTCCTCCAGCCGCTGTCATTGTTCCAAAAAGAG TAGGAAAATGAGGTTGAAGAGGGTAGTGAGGGTACCGGCTATAAGCTTGAAGATGGCTGATATTCCACCAGATGATTATTCTTGGAGAAAGTATGGACAGAAACCAATTAAAGGATCACCTCATCCAAG GGGTTACTACAAGTGCAGTAGTGTGAGAGGGTGTCCAGCGCGAAAACATGTGGAACGAGCTTTGGATGATCCAGCTATGCTGGTGGTAACCTACGAGGGAGAGCACAATCACACTCTCTCTGCTGCTGATGCTACTAATCTCATTCTAGAATCGTCTTGA
- the LOC114411235 gene encoding uncharacterized protein LOC114411235 → PIFNGEGYHYWKTRMQIFIEAIDLNIWEAIEIGPYIPTTVERVSIDGSSSSESITIEKPRDRWSEEDRKRVQYNLKAKNIITSALGMDEYFRVSNCKSAKEMWDTLRLTHEGTTDVKRSRINALTHEYELFRMNTNENIQSMQKRFTHIVNHLAALGKEFQNEDLINKVLRCLSREWQPKVTAISESIDSGCSKHMTGDASNFTHISPKKSGHVTYGDNNKGRILGVGKIGTNSSNSIENVLLVEGLKHSLLSVSQLCDKGYLVSFDSQKCLIEHKHDINIKHVGHRVNNVYMIDLSIKQENNHCFLSKDDDPWLWHKRIAHINMDHLNKLISKDLVVGLPKLKFEKDKLCDACQKGKQTRVSFKSKNVVSTTQPLQLLHMDLFGPSRTMSFGGNYYALVIVDDFSRYTWTLFITHKSDSFHAFRKLAKVIQNKKNLKIASIRSDHGGEFENKDFELFCDEHGIEHNFSAPRTPQQNGVVERKNRSLEEIARTLLNDTSLPKYFWAEAVNTACYIMNRALIRPILKKTPYELFNGRKPNISHLHVFGCKCFVLNNGKDNLGKFDAKSDEGIFLGYSLQSKAYRIYNKRTMNIEESIHVTFDEEWKTSRDHPLDNIIGDISKARLEAIRMLLAYASIMNFKLYQMDVKSAFLNGLIQEEVYVEQPPGFEISDKPNHVYKLQKALYGLKQAPRAWYERLSNFLLEKEFSRGKVDTTLFIKRRHNDILLVQIYVDDIIFGSTNDSLCKEFSLDMQSEFEMSMMGELKYFLGLQIKQTQEGIFINQSKYCKELIKRFGMDSAKHMSTPMSTNCYLDKDESGQSIDIKQYRGMIGSLLYLSASRPDIMFSVCMCARFQSNPKQSHLSAVKRIMRYLLGTINLGLWYPKNSTCNLIGYSDSDFAGSKTDRKSTSGTCQFIGSALVSWHSKKQNSVALSTAEAEYISAGSCCAQILWMKQQLSDYGIILDRVPIKCDNTSAINLSKNPVQHSRTKHIEIRHHFLRDHVLKGDCVLEFVDTKNQLADIFTKPLPKEVFFSIRRELGLLDENLCFLCFL, encoded by the exons ccaatctttaatggagagggttaccactactggaaaacccgaatgcaaatttttatcgaggcaatagatctaaatatctgggaagccattgaaatagggccttatatacccaccacagtagaaagagtttcaatagatggtagttcatcaagtgaaagcataaccatagaaaaacctagagatagatggtctgaagaggatagaaaacgagtacaatacaacctaaaagccaaaaacataataacatctgccctaggaatggatgaatatttcagagtttcaaattgcaagagtgctaaggaaatgtgggacactcttcgattaacacatgaaggaactacagatgttaaaagatctaggataaatgcactaactcatgagtatgaattatttagaatgaatacaaatgaaaatattcagagtatgcaaaagagatttacacatatagtaaatcatctagcagccttaggcaaagaatttcaaaatgaagatcttataaacaaggtgctaagatgtttaagtagagaatggcaacccaaagtaacggctatttctgaatca atagatagcggatgttcaaaacatatgactggagatgcatcaaattttacacacatatctccaaagaaaagcgggcatgtaacatatggtgacaacaacaaaggtagaattcttggagtgggtaaaataggtacaaattcttcaaactccattgaaaatgttctacttgttgaaggccttaagcatagcctgcttagcgttagtcaactatgtgacaaaggctatctagtatcatttgattctcagaaatgtcttatagaacataagcatgacattaatataaagcatgtaggacatagagtcaataatgtttacatgatagacttaagcataaaacaagaaaacaatcattgctttcttagtaaagatgatgatccatggttatggcataaaagaattgctcacataaacatggatcacttaaataaattaatttcaaaagatttagtagttggtttgcctaaattgaaatttgaaaaagataaattatgcgatgcatgtcaaaagggcaaacaaacaagagtctcattcaaatctaaaaatgttgtttcaaccactcaaccattacagttattgcatatggatctatttggtccatctagaaccatgagttttggaggaaattactatgctttagttatagttgatgatttctctagatatacttggacattatttattacacataaaagtgattcattccatgcatttaggaaacttgctaaagtcatacaaaacaagaaaaatctcaagattgcatccattagaagtgatcatgggggtgaatttgaaaataaagattttgaattattttgtgatgaacatggtattgaacataatttttctgcaccaagaactcctcaacaaaatggagttgttgagaggaaaaataggtcattggaagaaattgcaagaactttattaaatgatacttctcttccaaagtatttttgggctgaagctgtcaatactgcatgttacatcatgaatagagccttgataagacctattttaaagaaaaccccatatgagttatttaacggtagaaaacctaatatttctcatctacatgtttttgggtgcaagtgctttgtacttaataatggtaaagataatctaggaaaattcgatgcaaaatctgatgaaggcatttttcttggatattctttacaaagcaaagcatatagaatatataataagagaactatgaatatagaggaatccattcatgttacctttgatgaa gaatggaaaacttcaagagatcatcccctcgataacattattggtgatatctcaaaa gcaagattagaagccattagaatgcttttggcatatgcatccataatgaactttaaactttatcaaatggatgttaagagtgcctttctaaatggcttaattcaagaagaggtatatgttgaacaaccccctggttttgaaatttctgataaaccaaaccatgtttataaattacaaaaggctctttatggtttgaaacaagcccctagggcatggtatgaacgattaagtaattttcttcttgaaaaagaattctccagaggtaaagtggataccacattattcataaagagaaggcataatgatattttgttggttcaaatatatgttgatgatataatttttggatccactaatgattcattgtgcaaggagttttcccttgatatgcaaagtgaatttgaaatgtcaatgatgggagaactaaagtactttctgggattacaaatcaagcaaactcaagaaggtatattcatcaatcaatccaaatactgcaaggaattgatcaaaagatttgggatggatagtgcaaaacacatgtctacaccgatgagcactaattgttacttagataaagatgaatctggtcagtctatagacataaaacaatatcgaggtatgatcggatctcttctttatttatctgctagtagacctgatattatgtttagtgtatgcatgtgtgctaggtttcaatccaaccccaaacaatcacatctaagtgcagtaaagagaatcatgagatatctattaggaacaatcaatttaggattatggtatcctaagaattcaacatgtaacttaataggatattctgattctgattttgccggatctaaaactgatagaaaaagtacaagtggaacttgtcaatttattggatcggctcttgtctcatggcatagtaagaaacaaaacagtgttgctttatctactgctgaagcggagtatatctctgccggtagttgttgtgcacaaattttatggatgaagcaacaattatctgactatggcatcattcttgatcgcgtacctattaagtgtgataatactagtgccataaatctatccaaaaacccagttcaacattcaagaactaaacatatagagattagacaccactttcttagagatcatgtcttaaagggagattgtgttttagaatttgttgatactaagaatcaacttgctgatattttcactaaacctctccccaaggaagtgtttttctctattagaagagaattaggtctcttagat